The SAR324 cluster bacterium DNA window ATATTGACAGCAGCATCAATATTCTCGCTCCACAATCCTGGCCAGTTTCCGGCAATGGGCTTGGGATATCCGGTATCTGTCCTGTCTGTTGCGATGTCATAGCGGAGATACTGACTTCCTCTGAAAAAATAGAGTTTGCCGTTATTCATATTGATCGCCTCGTCAATGCTGTCATTCCACAATCCTGGCCAGTTTCCGGCAATGGGCTTGGGATATCCGGTATCTGTCCTGTCTGTTGCGATGTCATAGCGGAGGTATTGGGTGCCCTTAAAAAAATAGAGTTTACCGTTGTTCATATTGACGGCCGCATCCACACCTTCAGCCCAAACTCCAGACCATTTGCTGTCGATCTGTTTCAGGGATTTTTTGACACTCATATTCTGAACCACATCATATTCCAGTGTCTGTTGCCCCGCAAACAGCATGACCTGATTTTTCACAGGAGAAACCGCCGCATTCACAGATATGATGGAACTGGAGGGTGGATTGCTGGAGTCACTGTTGAGGATTACGTTGACCTGGTCAACCATGAATCCGTAATCATTGAGGGAGCGATCGGATTTGAGCCTGATTTTAACGATGTTTCCATAGATGGGCATGGTCCATAAATCAGTATACGAACCCGTGTATTTGCCTATTTCACGATCCTGTCCATCATAGATATAGAGCCAGTCATAGCTCTTTTCAAACCCCATCCGGGTAAAATGAATCTGGACGGTTTTTGCGTTTGGAATGGTGATGGTTTCGGTATAGTCCACACTGTGGAGGTATGGATGGAGCGATTCAAGTGCATGAGGAATATTCTGGTTTTGAACGGTGCCGACGGCTGGAATATAGGATATCTGATCCAGAATGATTTTTCCCGAGGTCAGCCAATCTGAAGTAACCTTTACTTTCAGCGTGTTTCCGGGGACAGCGATGGACCATACGTCATTTCCCATTGCGCCATTGTACGTTGTCACAACAGCATTGTTCTGATCCAGAATGTAAACATAATCATAATTCTTTTCTGTTTCCAGAATGTTGAAATGGACTTTAATCATGGCGGCAGATTCTGGAACCGAAAATGTCCAGATTTTGTTCAGATTGCCGGGATAGGGCGATAATTCAAGGCGTTCAGCGGAAGGAAGGGCATAGGTGACCCATTCGTTTCCACTTTGGGAGGCAGATAAAACAGAGCTTCGATTGTCTAGTGTGATTTTATTTTTATCCAATGAAATATCGACTGGTTCCTGATAATCCACAACATCCTGTTCAGAAATCGAAATTTCTTCCAGTTCCTGTTCAGCACAACCTGTAACCATGAACACCATGATGCAAAGAACAAATATAATTGAAAACCCTGTTGCTCGTTTCATAGGTACCCCTGATTGTTTAATCATAGTTTTGTATTGAACTGGAACAATGGTTACGTGACTGTTCTGGAAAAAAATCAGTTTCTGAAATGCGAATGTTTCAACCATAGACAATGCTATCTTGTTGTGTTGTTAACTCACGGGTTTCTGTGCTGGATCCATTGGGATCATGTTCTCATTGTTTGACTTAATTTTTCAGAAAGAGTTTCCGCGGAAGCAAAGGCTTTTGAAAAACGCTGTGAAAGAATGAATGCCTGCGCAAATATGAAGATAAAGAGTCCCAATGGCAACAAATTGATCCTGATGGTTGCGGTGTGAGAATAAACCATGTCATTCACAGTCGTGATAAACAGGAATATGAAACAGATCAATACCAGTATTGAACCGTCTCGTTTGTGCTTCATCGCTAACACCAGAGTACCAAGGGCATAGATGCCCCAAAATAGAGCATTCAGTTGATACGGAACCAGCGTCATCGAATAAATCCGGGTCGGAGTGACCAGGACGAGAACACTGAACAAACCGCCGATAACCAGACAGATTTTATGCATTTTTGCAGAAAATTCTTCCGGATTCAAGGCTCTCAGAAACGCGGCAAACAATGGAACTCCCAGATAAAATGTCAGATGTTCCATGGTTGATAGCCATTCCCATGATATCATCCTGAACTGCTCAAACATTAAACGTTCCCCTGTAAGCATCACCCTCAATGCGACCACCAGGCAGAACAGTCCAAAATACAAAGCTGTTGTTTCACGATTACGCAGGGCAAACAGACCCAGATGGTACAATGCCATGATCAAAACGGCTCCCAGCAGAAACATTTCAAATCCCAGCATATAGCGTTGTCTGTCTCGGATATTGGATTCTGTGCCCAGTTCAATGGAACGCCAGAATCCACCCTTGGCATGATAAAAATTGGAAATCTGCACAACGATTCTCATGACCTGATCAGTGTGATTGAGTGTGACTACTTGTGGCATGAATTGCGGATTCATTTCTCCCGCGCTGGTTCCGACAACCCCGTTAGA harbors:
- a CDS encoding 7TM-DISM domain-containing protein, with the protein product MKMTLIPKQIRNLSGWLFFTLAILCSTTWANDSLPAFTASQGMLDLSRWNFEYNGNIRLDGEWGFFWNQLIMPENMIGSDAEIFVNVPSEWNHYQIKNQKLSSDGYGTFVLTVLLPKTREPLALRILDMATAYRIWVNGKPVASNGVVGTSAGEMNPQFMPQVVTLNHTDQVMRIVVQISNFYHAKGGFWRSIELGTESNIRDRQRYMLGFEMFLLGAVLIMALYHLGLFALRNRETTALYFGLFCLVVALRVMLTGERLMFEQFRMISWEWLSTMEHLTFYLGVPLFAAFLRALNPEEFSAKMHKICLVIGGLFSVLVLVTPTRIYSMTLVPYQLNALFWGIYALGTLVLAMKHKRDGSILVLICFIFLFITTVNDMVYSHTATIRINLLPLGLFIFIFAQAFILSQRFSKAFASAETLSEKLSQTMRT